In the genome of Amia ocellicauda isolate fAmiCal2 chromosome 3, fAmiCal2.hap1, whole genome shotgun sequence, one region contains:
- the LOC136744488 gene encoding reticulon-4 receptor-like, which produces MLATAVLLFLAGGLTEASKLCPPHCLCYDSSGLVDCRARGFSHVPRNMPHATWLLNLGDNHLSELRSHSFSGLWSLRILVLSGSGIEVLQPQVFSSLAFLEKLDLSRNELRWLPPDFSHSLSSLRELLLDHNSLEALQFLSLEGLENLEKLDLSYNRIQAVAPGTFRGLSRLRHLYLQGNQLSVLRQGTLAMLQSLEVLLLSQNNISKIETEAFTSLHSLSLLGLEGNQLEHLKFKTFLNLHTPSTHLQLAGNPWDCDCDLHRVFSKILSVRHLHVDDYKNISCHGPLQLAGASLAWVDSQLCVAETATVLVITVTVLVTVIAAIVMAERNRKKNRGKNWTEAEGSDPQDK; this is translated from the exons ATGCTGGCCACTGCTGTCCTGCTCTTCCTCGCCGGGGGTCTGACGGAGGCCTCAAAGCTCTGTCCTCCCCACTGTCTGTGCTATGACTCCTCGGGCCTGGTGGACTGCCGCGCCCGCGGGTTCAGCCATGTGCCCCGGAACATGCCCCACGCGACCTGGCTGCTCAACCTCGGGGACAACCACCTGTCTGAGCTGCGGAGCCACTCCTTCAGCGGCCTGTGGTCTCTGAGGATTCTAGTGCTGTCAGGCAGTGGCATAGAAGTGCTGCAGCCCCAg GTGTTCTCCTCTCTCGCCTTCTTGGAGAAGCTGGATCTGAGTCGCAACGAGCTGCGCTGGCTGCCCCCTGACTTCTCCCACAGCCTGTCCTCCCTGCGAGAGCTGCTGCTGGACCACAACAGCCTGGAGGCCCTGCAATTCCTGAGCCTGGAGGGGCTGGAGAACCTGGAGAAGCTGGACCTGAGTTACAACCGCATCCAGGCCGTGGCACCGGGGACCTTCAGAGGTCTGTCCCGTTTACGCCACCTCTACCTGCAGGGTAACCAGCTGAGTGTGCTGCGGCAGGGCACTCTGGCCATGCTGCAGAGCCTGGAGGTGCTGCTGCTGAGTCAGAATAACATCTCCAAGATCGAGACGGAGGCCTTCACCTCGCTGCACAGCCTCTCCCTGCTGGGCCTGGAGGGCAACCAGCTGGAGCACCTCAAATTCAAGACCTTCCTGAACTTGCACACCCCCAGCACTCACCTCCAACTGGCCGGCAACCCCTGGGACTGCGACTGCGACCTGCACCGCGTCTTCAGCAAGATCCTGAGCGTGCGCCACCTCCACGTGGATGACTACAAGAACATCAGTTGCCATGGGCCCTTGCAGTTGGCTGGCGCTTCCCTGGCCTGGGTGGACAGCCAGCTCTGCGTGGCAGAGACCGCCACCGTGCTGGTCATCACTGTCACCGTGCTGGTCACCGTCATCGCAGCCATCGTCATGGCTGAGAGGAACCGCAAGAAGAACCGTGGGAAGAACTGGACCGAGGCCGAGGGCTCAGACCCGCAGGACAAATGA
- the LOC136744562 gene encoding protein LSM12 homolog A, with the protein MAAPGPGEYFSVGSQVSCLTCLGQRLQGEVVAFDYQSKMLTLKCTSSSGKPNLSDVILINLAYVSEVDIINDRTETPPPLASLNVNKLANRARTEKEDKLSQAYAISAGVSVEGQQLFQTIHKTIKDCKWQEKNIIVMDDVVIAPPYQVENCKGKEGSALSHVRKIVEKHFRDVESQRLMLHSQAQQTQKDSTLSS; encoded by the exons ATGGCGGCTCCTGGACCGGGGGAGTACTTCAGTGTCGGCAGCCAGGTCTCCTGCCTCACTTGCTTGGGACAGCGTCTGCAAGGGGAGGTCGTCGCCTTCGACTACCAGTCCAAGATGCTGACTTTGA AATGCACCTCCTCCAGCGGCAAGCCTAACCTCAGCGACGTCATCCTGATTAATTTAGCCTACGTTTCAGAAGTGGATATAATAAACGACCGCACTGAGACGCCTCCTCCTCTAGCATCGCTGAATGTTAATAAG CTTGCCAACCGAGCACGGACAGAAAAGGAGGACAAGCTGTCCCAAGCATATGCAATAAGTGCTGGAGTGTCAGTGGAGGGACAGCAGCTCTTTCAGACCATACACAAAAC CATCAAAGACTGTAAATGGCAGGAGAAGAACATAATTGTAATGGACGACGTCGTTATCGCCCCACCTTACCAGGTTGAGAACTGCAAAGGCAAAGAGGGCAGCGCTTTGAGTCACGTACGCAAAATA GTTGAGAAACATTTTAGAGATGTGGAAAGTCAGAGGTTGATGCTGCATTCACAAGCACAACAAACACAGAAGGACTCCACCTTATCATCCTGA
- the g6pc3 gene encoding glucose-6-phosphatase 3, producing the protein MMETVHKQGIWVAEGLQDRLMDYEGFWLFVTHMGDPKAAFLLCFPITYYLSRSTGVAVVWVAVISEWLNLVFKWMLFGERPFWWVGESGLFRLDQPRLRQFPSTCETGPGSPSGHAMVTSAVWFVMATALSTFLHARTRSVVLKAVPYLLYLAIVVAVAVSRLFILAHFPHQVVAGSLTGLTLGWALSWVVPEGRGLGFFVRVSGGLLLGALLLQWGLESCGVDLSWSIALARRWCAQAEWIRLDTTPLSSLMRDCGSLVGLGLAQWWRPGGWALPWAPRTLCVALSAMALYHINRLPLPTNPPSLFYCLFFAKFALVPCVVIALVPGLVHLLTGKRLKDK; encoded by the exons ATGATGGAGACCGTGCACAAGCAGGGCATCTGGGTGGCAGAGGGGCTGCAGGACAGGCTGATGGACTATGAGGGATTCTGGCTGTTCGTGACCCACATGGGTGACCCCAAAGCCGCCTTCCTCCTCTGCTTCCCCATCACCTACTACCTGAGCCGCAGCACCGGTGTGGCCGTGGTCTGGGTGGCCGTCATTTCGGAGTGGCTGAACCTGGTTTTCAAATG GATGCTCTTTGGGGAGAGGCCATtctggtgggtgggggagtCTGGATTGTTCCGCCTGGACCAGCCACGGCTCAGGCAGTTCCCCTCCACCTGCGAGACGGGCCCGG GCAGCCCCTCCGGACACGCCATGGTGACGTCAGCCGTGTGGTTTGTGATGGCGACCGCTCTCTCGACTTTTCTCCACGCGCGCACCCGGAG TGTGGTGCTGAAGGCCGTGCCGTACCTGCTGTACCTGGCCATAGTCGTGGCGGTGGCCGTCTCCCGACTGTTCATACTGGCACACTTCCCTCACCAGGTGGTGGCCGGGTCCCTCACAG GCTTGACGCTGGGCTGGGCTCTGAGCTGGGTTGTCCCTGAGGGGAGGGGGCTGGGATTCTTCGTGCGAGTCTCAGGGGGGCTGCTGCTGGGGGCCCTGCTGCTGCAGTGGGGGCTGGAGAGCTGCGGTGTTGACCTGTCCTG GTCCATAGCGCTGGCCAGGCGGTGGTGTGCCCAGGCGGAGTGGATCCGGCTCGACACGACACCGCTCTCCTCTCTGATGCGGGACTGCGGGTCCCTGGTGGGGCTGGGCCTGGCACAGTGGTGGCGGCCCGGGGGCTGGGCACTCCCCTGGGCCCCACGCACACTATGCGTGGCCCTCTCTGCCATGGCTCTGTACCACATCAACAGACTGCCCCTGCCCACCAATCCCCCCAGCCTCTTCTACTGCCTCTTCTTCGCCAAGTTTGCCCTGGTGCCTTGTGTGGTCATCGCCCTGGTGCCTGGCCTGGTCCACCTGCTGACGGGGAAGAGGCTCAAGGACAAATAG